The following nucleotide sequence is from Paracholeplasma morum.
GGTCTCCAAAACCGTTAGTACGGGTTCGAATCCTGTTGTCCCTGCCATTTAAAATAGCATATGTCGGCATAATATCACTAAACCGGCATTTAAACAACGTTTAGCCTGAGTAATTCAGGTTTTATTTGATATTTTGCTATCGGGAAAACCGATAACTTTACTTTGATTATATGTTAAATCTATATTAATGTCAACTTTATTTACAGTCTTTTATACCATGGAGGTAAGAAATGAGTAATTTAAAGCATTATAGACTTCAAAATAATCTTTCTCAAACGGAAGTTGCGAAGAAATTGGGCATTAGCCAAGCAACATATTCAGATCATGAATCAGGTAAATCACTACTTAATTCGGAACAGATACTTATTTTATGTTTTTTGTATAAATGTACTCCAAATGATTTACTCAATTTTAAGGAAGAATACTTAAGAATAATGGGAGATGTGTTTGATGAGTAGATTAGAGTATTGGAGTTCAATAACACTTGATGACATCAAAACAATTGATATGAATGAATATACTACACAGGTAGTAAAGAATAATAATCATTATGACTTGTTATATGTATTCAATGTATTTAGCAAGTTGAACAAACATAGTGATTTATATAAAAGAATAATTTTTCACTTTGTTGTTGGTAATATGATTTTGAATGGACGATCAACAGTTACCCTTGATAAATTACAGGCCGAGATGAGTAGGCTCAGCGAACTTGATTTATTTAATTATCCGGAACATTTATACATTGAAATTAAGAGAAGAATTGATTCAAGAATGTATTTTATGCGTAACTCATTAACTACTGCGGAAAAGAATGGATTTAACAACCTACTTCCATTATATAGGGAAGTAAATCATTTTACTTCTGCTTATGTTGCTCAAAAAATACGATTAACTGAAGAACAGTATATGAGAATCGAAAAAAATCCGTTATTGATGACTGTAAAAGATTTATTCCATTTATGCGATTTATATGAGGTGAGTCCAAATGACTTACTTAGTTTTAAAGCACAATATCAGTTAATAATGAAAGAAGTATTTGAAGATAAAAAATAGAGGTTATTACCCCTATTTATTATCTAAGTTATACTTACTAAAGAATGTTTTTTTAACATGCTCTTTTCGAGTATGTAAATATCTTTGTGTTGTCTCTAGATTACTGTGTCCTAATATTTCTTGAACAGATTTAATATCAGCACCATTCTCTAATAATATTGAAGCTAGAGAGTGTCTAAACATATGTGCATGAAGCTTATCCATATTAAATATTTTTCTATAGCGTTTCATCATCCAATCTATATCAAAATAATTTATTGGACGATCTAATCCTACATGATGAAGAAGATACTTACTGTTGGTCTTTATGGCCAGCATTTTTTTTATCTCTTGTGCTGTTGATTGTTGAAAGTAAACTATTCTATCTTCCTTGGTTTTTGTCGTTGTTAACAGTATTTCAAGTTGCTCTATACTTACGTTCTTTCGTTCAATTTTTATTAACTCATTGACTCGGCAACCAGTATCCATTAAAAGTAAAATACTGCACTTGATTGTTAGATTATTTGAAATATCTGGTAGAGTTAATACATGTTTCCTGATCGCTTTCAAAGTATGTAGATCAATCATCTCAAACGTTGTTGTTTTCTCTTTGAACTTCTTTATTGAGTTTAGATACTCGTTATTAATTCCTGCTTCCCTAAATGCTCTTTTTAGCATGCCAATCCTTTTATTAATCGTGATGTTCTTGCATGTTGACTTCATCTCCGTCACATAATCAATAAGCTTACTGTCATTTAACTCATTGACTTTAACAATATCATTTTTATTACACCAATTCAAAAAGTGTGTAAAGTGTGATACATAGTGATTAAAAGTGCCGATTGAATAGTTTAACTTTATATGTTTCAGTTTATTATCAATTAGTTCTTGTACTGTCATAATAATCTCCCTTTTATTAAATTGTCCTGGTAGCGAAAGTCCAACATTATTATTGTACAATCAAATAGGTGTTTTACTTTAATAAAACGGAGGTGTCAATGTTTGTCATCAAAACTAAAAGACACGAAAGTTATATATGTGTAGGTCTATACATATATATACTAAAGTATATATTGTATACATACATTTTACTGCTTTTGTTTAGGTTTACTTTCAGAGTCTTTAGGTTGAT
It contains:
- a CDS encoding helix-turn-helix transcriptional regulator, translating into MSNLKHYRLQNNLSQTEVAKKLGISQATYSDHESGKSLLNSEQILILCFLYKCTPNDLLNFKEEYLRIMGDVFDE
- a CDS encoding tyrosine-type recombinase/integrase, producing the protein MTVQELIDNKLKHIKLNYSIGTFNHYVSHFTHFLNWCNKNDIVKVNELNDSKLIDYVTEMKSTCKNITINKRIGMLKRAFREAGINNEYLNSIKKFKEKTTTFEMIDLHTLKAIRKHVLTLPDISNNLTIKCSILLLMDTGCRVNELIKIERKNVSIEQLEILLTTTKTKEDRIVYFQQSTAQEIKKMLAIKTNSKYLLHHVGLDRPINYFDIDWMMKRYRKIFNMDKLHAHMFRHSLASILLENGADIKSVQEILGHSNLETTQRYLHTRKEHVKKTFFSKYNLDNK